One window of Robiginitalea biformata HTCC2501 genomic DNA carries:
- a CDS encoding DNA-3-methyladenine glycosylase I, which yields MEKHRCGWCLGDPLYVTYHDEEWGVPVRDDRKLFEFLTLETFQAGLSWITVLKKRAHFRRVFDAFDYRRIAFYGEDKIAELLADPGIIRNRLKVRAAVSNARAFMEVQEEFGSFSEYIWGFTDGKTIRNAVKNYKEAPATTPLSDKLSKDLKSRGFKFVGSTVVYAHMQATGMVNDHEVTCFRYDQV from the coding sequence ATGGAGAAACACCGATGTGGTTGGTGCCTGGGCGATCCGCTCTACGTTACCTACCACGATGAAGAATGGGGCGTACCGGTAAGGGACGACCGAAAACTGTTTGAATTCCTGACCCTGGAGACCTTCCAGGCAGGGCTCAGCTGGATTACGGTCCTGAAAAAAAGAGCGCATTTCCGCCGGGTGTTCGACGCGTTCGACTACCGGCGGATTGCTTTTTACGGTGAAGACAAAATCGCCGAATTGCTGGCCGACCCGGGTATTATCCGGAACCGCCTGAAGGTCCGCGCAGCCGTTTCCAACGCCCGGGCCTTTATGGAGGTCCAGGAAGAATTCGGGAGTTTCAGCGAGTATATCTGGGGCTTTACGGATGGCAAGACCATTCGCAACGCGGTAAAAAACTACAAGGAAGCCCCGGCTACCACCCCCCTTTCCGACAAGTTGAGCAAGGACCTCAAAAGCAGGGGGTTTAAATTCGTGGGCTCCACGGTGGTGTACGCGCACATGCAGGCTACCGGCATGGTTAACGACCACGAAGTAACATGTTTCCGATATGACCAGGTTTAA
- the aat gene encoding leucyl/phenylalanyl-tRNA--protein transferase, with amino-acid sequence MPPSHAPVPYLGNALVFPPARSAGPDGLLAMGGDLKPERLMLAYRSGIFPWFSDDSLILWWSPDPRMVLFPDELRITRSMRRIIGKKTFRITKNQCFAEVISACAETSRKGQDGTWITPGMEAAYIRLHEAGNAVSYEAWQGSELVGGLYGVDLGEVFCGESMFTRVSNASKAAFIHMVRELEEKNYRLIDCQVHTPHLESLGARLVSRAQFLNLLKGEDQGHGKE; translated from the coding sequence ATGCCCCCATCCCACGCACCTGTCCCGTATCTGGGTAATGCCCTGGTATTTCCCCCGGCCCGCAGCGCCGGCCCGGACGGGCTTCTGGCCATGGGGGGCGACCTGAAACCGGAGCGGCTCATGCTGGCATACCGTTCGGGGATTTTCCCCTGGTTTAGCGATGATTCCCTGATCCTGTGGTGGAGCCCGGACCCCCGGATGGTCCTGTTTCCGGATGAGCTCCGAATAACCAGGAGCATGCGTCGAATTATAGGGAAGAAAACCTTTCGGATAACCAAAAACCAATGCTTCGCGGAGGTGATATCCGCCTGTGCAGAAACTTCCAGAAAGGGCCAGGACGGTACGTGGATTACCCCGGGGATGGAGGCGGCCTACATCCGCCTTCACGAGGCCGGGAATGCCGTCTCCTATGAAGCCTGGCAGGGAAGCGAACTCGTTGGCGGCCTCTACGGGGTGGACCTGGGGGAAGTATTCTGCGGGGAAAGCATGTTTACGCGCGTATCCAACGCCTCCAAGGCCGCATTTATCCATATGGTAAGGGAGCTGGAGGAGAAGAATTACCGTCTGATAGACTGCCAGGTGCATACGCCCCACCTGGAAAGCCTGGGCGCCCGACTCGTCTCGCGGGCGCAATTCCTGAACCTCCTAAAGGGAGAGGACCAGGGTCATGGTAAAGAATAA
- a CDS encoding DUF2490 domain-containing protein produces MSKPPLRFTPRILCRLAIRLGFLAVGPLVWGQGEFTGYLEPAVNLNYSLGKGFSQNVSAGHRMYYSRNGAAELQGRQVDLALFTSVAFLGNQSVGLGIQYRFRKPFEPDRTNEIRLTQQYNRTFRPRVIRIGHRLRSEQRIFPDQTVHRFRYRLAFDGPLQGERTDVGEWYWVGTLEQLLSVSRSQSTEWDVRAGAELGYLAADGVRTELGTEYRREDFTHTGGHELFFTMTLVLSL; encoded by the coding sequence ATGAGCAAACCACCACTTCGTTTTACCCCCCGGATACTTTGTCGGTTGGCGATCCGTCTCGGTTTCCTGGCAGTTGGCCCGCTGGTATGGGGACAGGGAGAATTTACCGGCTATCTGGAGCCTGCCGTCAACCTGAATTACTCCCTCGGCAAGGGATTCTCCCAAAACGTTTCGGCAGGCCACCGCATGTATTATTCACGGAACGGGGCCGCCGAGCTGCAGGGCCGCCAGGTAGACCTGGCCCTGTTCACTTCGGTCGCTTTTTTAGGGAACCAAAGCGTTGGCCTCGGGATACAATACCGGTTCAGAAAACCTTTTGAACCGGACCGTACCAACGAAATTAGGCTCACCCAGCAATACAACCGCACTTTTCGGCCCCGCGTCATCCGGATCGGCCACCGCCTGCGATCCGAACAGCGTATCTTCCCGGATCAGACCGTCCACAGGTTCCGGTATCGGCTGGCGTTCGACGGCCCGTTGCAAGGGGAGCGAACCGATGTGGGCGAGTGGTATTGGGTAGGCACCCTGGAGCAGTTGCTGAGCGTCTCGAGGTCGCAGTCTACCGAATGGGATGTCCGGGCCGGGGCGGAGCTGGGTTACCTGGCAGCGGATGGCGTCCGTACAGAACTCGGGACGGAATACCGGCGGGAGGACTTTACGCATACCGGCGGGCATGAATTATTCTTTACCATGACCCTGGTCCTCTCCCTTTAG